A window of Pyrobaculum aerophilum str. IM2 contains these coding sequences:
- a CDS encoding SAM-dependent methyltransferase, which translates to MVLGKIYVVGAGPGDPELITLRGFFLLLSADAVIAGSLVPEELVDIMREKVVYRERLTKERHEEAVATAIRLAKEGKTVVVLKNGDPVLYGRGFEICEEANREGVPCEIVPGVTSLTAAAAKYKIPIGRGGRPILLKTGRSSGDPDVVIFMPENGAEGLVVEDLYGPGERIYQGKPRGRPAIVFQIKG; encoded by the coding sequence GTGGTTCTAGGCAAAATATACGTCGTAGGCGCGGGGCCGGGAGATCCAGAGCTCATAACCCTCAGGGGTTTTTTCCTCCTCCTCTCAGCCGACGCAGTTATTGCCGGCTCGTTAGTGCCCGAGGAATTAGTGGATATTATGAGGGAAAAAGTGGTGTATAGAGAGAGGCTGACCAAGGAGAGGCATGAGGAGGCCGTGGCCACCGCCATACGCCTGGCCAAGGAGGGCAAAACCGTAGTTGTTTTAAAAAACGGGGACCCGGTGCTCTACGGCAGGGGATTTGAGATATGTGAAGAGGCCAATAGAGAGGGCGTGCCCTGTGAAATAGTGCCTGGGGTTACCTCCCTCACTGCAGCCGCGGCGAAGTATAAAATCCCCATCGGGCGCGGCGGCCGCCCCATTTTGTTAAAAACCGGGAGGAGCTCGGGGGATCCAGACGTGGTGATATTCATGCCTGAAAACGGCGCTGAAGGCTTAGTGGTGGAGGATTTATACGGCCCGGGGGAGAGGATTTACCAGGGCAAGCCCAGGGGGCGACCTGCCATTGTCTTCCAGATTAAAGGCTAA
- a CDS encoding cytochrome D1 domain-containing protein, translating into MAEKQTSSRRDLLKAAAVAGIGFAIGSWAVALSRGKAVVEVTSQRVEEVRVKPQVEVQPVVQQVAQQQPAGPVAPQHPAFEKRGLAYLNPDYIQSTLRVLVPEDQLPPKPTAFNINDLDWIAIMIESRYHEPGVEMVGAYTFLDMKNFKVLKRVKNAGDRVHVVRFGREEWPEHKRRFAIGMSRDCRLSKIDLYTMQIVRQIKIGVDCRSAAYDKDGKYIIAGSKDPGHAVILDADTFKVLKVIPFLGPSKFFPTPMMGRQGAILATDLGYWLVNVKDAEMVLVIDYRSPDFPIVHVFTSYDTNSKGRSVKVQIGDKTYDVTGIGKSPHELNKLDKEGRYVAVTGQESDTITILDLKNMEIVNVVPCGKKPHPGPGTLVPNKYFLTNAIGEGVISVINLQTMDVEKYIKYPREFPADTGGGLYSTPPLPDGTIPKGLAWFDTSFNINKGVFAVDIHLLDVATRPPKPAIFVENKPGKWAMHPGHTPDGRYVISALERTDSVYKVDVETGEIVDIIRLKEIEPVQLLEEPSPTGIFPAWRIKAPWF; encoded by the coding sequence ATGGCCGAAAAACAAACTTCCTCCAGAAGAGATTTGTTAAAAGCCGCGGCTGTGGCGGGCATCGGCTTTGCCATTGGTAGCTGGGCTGTCGCCTTAAGCAGAGGCAAGGCGGTGGTCGAGGTGACTTCACAAAGAGTAGAGGAGGTGAGAGTAAAGCCCCAGGTGGAGGTCCAGCCGGTGGTACAGCAAGTGGCACAACAACAACCCGCCGGGCCCGTAGCCCCTCAGCACCCGGCGTTTGAAAAGAGAGGCCTCGCCTACTTAAACCCCGACTATATCCAATCTACTTTGAGAGTGTTAGTGCCAGAAGATCAGCTCCCGCCGAAGCCCACGGCGTTTAACATAAACGACTTAGACTGGATAGCTATAATGATTGAGAGCAGATACCACGAGCCTGGCGTAGAGATGGTAGGGGCTTACACTTTCTTAGATATGAAGAATTTCAAGGTATTGAAGAGAGTTAAAAACGCCGGAGATAGAGTACATGTTGTTAGATTTGGCAGAGAGGAGTGGCCGGAGCATAAGAGGCGGTTTGCCATAGGCATGTCTAGAGACTGCCGGCTCTCAAAAATAGATCTCTACACAATGCAAATCGTGAGACAGATTAAAATAGGCGTTGATTGTAGAAGCGCCGCGTATGACAAAGACGGTAAGTACATAATTGCGGGGAGTAAAGACCCAGGCCACGCCGTAATACTCGACGCAGATACTTTTAAAGTGCTTAAGGTAATTCCCTTCTTGGGGCCCTCTAAATTCTTCCCAACGCCAATGATGGGAAGGCAGGGCGCCATCCTCGCCACAGATCTCGGCTACTGGCTCGTCAATGTAAAAGACGCCGAGATGGTTTTAGTAATAGACTATAGATCTCCCGACTTCCCCATAGTGCACGTGTTCACAAGCTACGACACTAATAGCAAAGGGAGGTCGGTTAAAGTGCAAATAGGTGACAAGACATATGACGTGACAGGCATTGGCAAAAGCCCCCACGAGTTGAATAAACTTGACAAAGAGGGGCGCTACGTGGCCGTGACAGGCCAAGAGTCAGATACTATTACAATCTTAGATTTAAAGAATATGGAGATTGTTAACGTCGTTCCCTGCGGCAAAAAGCCGCACCCCGGCCCGGGCACGCTAGTCCCCAATAAATACTTCTTAACTAATGCCATAGGGGAAGGGGTCATATCTGTGATCAACCTACAGACAATGGACGTGGAAAAGTACATTAAATACCCGAGGGAGTTCCCCGCCGACACTGGCGGCGGTCTTTATTCAACTCCGCCCCTGCCCGACGGCACAATACCTAAAGGCCTAGCCTGGTTTGACACGTCATTTAACATCAATAAAGGCGTCTTTGCAGTGGACATCCACTTACTCGACGTAGCCACCAGGCCGCCCAAGCCCGCGATCTTCGTCGAGAATAAGCCCGGGAAGTGGGCCATGCACCCAGGCCACACGCCTGATGGTAGATATGTAATCAGCGCTTTGGAGAGGACAGACTCCGTCTATAAAGTCGATGTTGAAACTGGGGAAATAGTGGACATAATAAGGCTTAAGGAGATAGAGCCAGTGCAACTTCTAGAAGAGCCCTCGCCCACCGGGATATTCCCGGCGTGGAGAATAAAGGCGCCGTGGTTCTAG